A single genomic interval of Vairimorpha necatrix chromosome 5, complete sequence harbors:
- a CDS encoding prp pol polyprotein-like — translation MKHNQQRIKETDRTTTGDRPGLNNKNINYKLNFNKSILETYFRVGYINLSSKDENPKEYDKKKKEQQFNTKSLTFSMKIEGLEDKLSQEIKIIEDIDSLDILKWCQEIETLIEVNKWDKRIQLAILRQLIKDDKLMDYNKYETWNEIKEYLISVKFPLEERRYYRRKLLNIHQTNYTKIQEYYDAIKQNLTIVRTMEKLMDEEVDRLFEEAFHAGLGKFTYGRVLEYGFGSYQASFEFLKGLEIKISIRAKEIREFRSINSNDNRPMHNNHSEFKKDKYCKLHKYSNHTTEECTKYDKDFYKRNNDNKDNRNVYFIKENVHNFEKTQLRGSINETPIDIMIDSGANKSFMSAEIADKLKIKTQETDEISLIFGNGAKGKTNKKARVEIRLAGLNKVTYEDVHILKNLPEKMILGSDFLLNNGWLLDYKNKRIIVNNAILPMIGAEEIETDEIDAILYDRILLIKEPKILNETNIPRRLTEYIKKNEEHDKIKVEPLSLYIDEKIRDHRLELKYYTVPVKYEADARKEISRLLTNDIIERGRNYYASPSFFIEKKNKELRLVVDYRTVNKFIKDEICIIPKIYESLYKLGGNTYYSKIDLKNGFNQLELEEGSRDITSFTIFGEQYRYKRIPFGIKSGPKLFQKTINYILHGIKNIIVYIDDIVIYGSTPEEHNEKLLEVLNRLMDYRVKINFEKSMFATKRLEILGNVIENDRIRIDTKNIDNLLNEESIPCRKKDIQKIMGIITWYRNFLTDVSRRVSYISRLLKNDCKEKWGDAQNLALKEIKEEIKTTAQLRLPDFSKKFSIQCDASNNGMGAVLFQERGVIGYYSRKFSQSELNYTIVEKEMFAIVKTLEFYRTLIQGYKIEIQTDSRNCIFKNKEFLKEPNDGN, via the coding sequence ATGAAACACAACCAACAAAGAATTAAGGAAACAGACCGAACAACGACCGGGGACAGACCTGGattaaacaataaaaatattaattataaactgaattttaataaaagtattttggAGACGTATTTCAGAGTGGGATACATCAATTTGAGCTCAAAAGACGAGAACCCAAAAGAATACgataagaagaaaaaagaacAGCAATTTAACACTAAATCACTAACCTTCTCAATGAAGATAGAAGGACTAGAAGACAAACTTAGccaagaaataaaaattatagaagaCATCGACAGTTTGGACATCTTAAAATGGTGCCAAGAAATTGAAACATTAATAGAAGTTAACAAATGGGATAAAAGAATACAGTTAGCAATATTAAGACAACTGATAAAAGACGATAAACTTATGGACtacaataaatatgaaacaTGGAATGAGATTAAggaatatttaatttcgGTTAAATTTCCTCTAGAGGAACGAAGATACTACAGAAGAAAATTGTTAAATATACACCAGACAAACTATACGAAAATTCAAGAATACTATGACGCGATTAAACAAAATCTAACTATCGTAAGGACAATGGAAAAACTAATGGATGAAGAGGTTGACAGACTATTTGAGGAAGCTTTCCATGCCGGCTTGGGGAAGTTCACGTACGGAAGAGTACTGGAATATGGCTTCGGTAGTTACCAAGCTtcatttgaatttttaaagggcttagaaataaaaatttcgaTAAGAGCTAAAGAGATTAGAGAATTTCGTAGCATCAATAGTAATGATAATAGACCAATGCATAATAACCATtcagaatttaaaaaagacaaataCTGCAAGTTGCATAAATATTCTAACCACACCACTGAGGAATGCACTAAATATGATAAGGatttttacaaaagaaATAACGATAATAAAGACAATAGAAACGTGTACTTTATAAAGGAAAACGTTCATAATTTTGAGAAGACTCAATTAAGGGGATCCATCAACGAAACTCCAATTGACATAATGATCGATAGCGGAGCGAATAAGAGCTTTATGAGTGCCGAAATAGCTGAtaagttaaaaataaagacacAAGAAACTGACGAAATATCACTTATATTTGGGAACGGAGCAAAAGGAAAgactaataaaaaagccAGAGTGGAAATAAGACTCGCGGGACTAAATAAAGTGACTTATGAAGATGTACATATTCTCAAGAATTTGCCAGAAAAAATGATCTTAGGAAGtgattttttactaaacaACGGCTGGTTACTTgactataaaaacaaaagaatCATTGTAAACAACGCTATTTTACCAATGATCGGCGCAGAAGAGATAGAAACAGATGAAATAGATGCTATACTATATGAcagaattttattaataaaagaaccgaaaattttaaatgaaaCGAACATACCACGTAGATTGActgaatatataaaaaagaatgaaGAACACGATAAAATTAAGGTAGAACCTCTAAGCCTTTATAttgatgaaaaaattagagACCATAGACTGGAACTTAAATACTATACCGTACCAGTAAAGTACGAGGCTGATGCTAGAAAGGAAATATCAAGGTTACTGACCAACGATATCATTGAACGAGGTAGAAACTATTATGCTAGCccttcattttttatcgaaaagaaaaataaggAACTGAGGTTAGTAGTTGATTATCGTACAGttaacaaatttataaaagatgaaatatgtataataccaaaaatttatgaaagtTTATATAAACTTGGAGGAAACACTTATTACAGCaaaattgatttaaaaaacgggTTTAACCAACTAGAACTTGAAGAGGGTAGCAGAGACATTACAAGCTTTACGATTTTTGGAGAACAATACAGATATAAACGAATACCATTTGGAATAAAATCAGGACCCAAATTATTCCAAAAGACgattaattatatattacacggaatcaaaaatataatcgtTTATATAGACGACATAGTGATATATGGGTCAACTCCTGAAGAACATAATGAGAAATTACTAGAGGTATTAAACCGACTAATGGACTACAgagttaaaataaattttgaaaaaagcATGTTTGCGACCAAGAGACTAGAAATACTTGGAAACGTGATTGAAAACGACAGGATCAGAATAGATACTAAAAATATCGATAATCTATTAAACGAAGAGTCAATTCCATGCAGGAAAAAGGATATACAGAAGATAATGGGAATAATCACCTGGTATCGCAATTTCTTAACAGATGTAAGTAGGCGAGTCTCTTATATATCGCGCCTATTGAAAAATGATTGCAAAGAGAAATGGGGAGACGCCCAAAACTTGGCGTTAAAAGAGATAAAAGAAGAGATCAAAACTACAGCACAGCTAAGACTGCCCGACTTTAGCAAAAAGTTCTCAATACAATGCGACGCGTCAAATAACGGGATGGGAGCAGTCTTATTCCAAGAACGTGGCGTAATAGGCTATTATAGCAGAAAATTTTCGCAGTCTGAGCTTAATTATACGATTGTAGAGAAAGAAATGTTTGCCATCGTTAAAACATTGGAATTTTACAGAACATTAATACAGGGATACAAAATAGAAATACAGACTGATAGTAGAAATtgcatatttaaaaataaggaatttttaaaagaaccGAACGATGGAAATTAA